In a single window of the Lebetimonas sp. JH292 genome:
- the ftsA gene encoding cell division protein FtsA yields the protein MAILAVDVGSSKTTAIIAENNGNLTVSGVGISKSNGIKKGIITNIEEASKAIKNAVNDAKRVAGIELSSAVISISGAYTKSIKSYGIVNVPNKEVTLKEINRAINSAMINAAVPSDYVPIQAIPYNFKLDDSSEIEDPIGMSGSRLEVTLHIIIAQKSGLDNLKKTFKLAGLKIDKIVNSAYASSLAVLKEDEKELGVGVIDIGAATCDIAVFVNKALSYTDYLPIGSHHITHDLSIALHTTLKDAEKIKLDFEDYVNNSEDLIEISVIGNENEKQKASISTITQVISARVEETFLLLNKKIDDSKLKDKIGTGIVLTGGFTNFYNVKEIASNFFDGLPVRIGYPKEIEGLVKNLKTPEFSTAIGLLLYANGGNNKYEKDSNQNFNSLDLEKTNKVESEELFNKKNEKDEKQELADIVKKVNKKTNPFKKFINWINNLF from the coding sequence TTGGCGATACTTGCTGTAGATGTGGGAAGTTCTAAAACAACGGCAATAATAGCTGAAAACAACGGTAATTTAACCGTCAGCGGTGTTGGAATATCTAAATCAAACGGTATAAAAAAAGGTATTATCACTAATATTGAAGAAGCCAGTAAAGCAATTAAAAATGCGGTAAACGATGCAAAAAGAGTTGCCGGCATAGAGCTTTCAAGTGCTGTAATATCTATATCCGGAGCATACACAAAAAGCATAAAAAGTTACGGCATAGTCAATGTTCCAAATAAAGAAGTAACATTAAAAGAAATTAACAGGGCAATCAACAGCGCAATGATAAATGCAGCTGTTCCGAGTGATTATGTTCCTATTCAGGCTATTCCGTATAATTTTAAATTGGACGATTCAAGTGAAATAGAAGATCCTATAGGAATGAGCGGAAGCAGGCTTGAAGTAACCCTTCATATTATAATAGCACAAAAAAGCGGACTTGATAATCTTAAAAAAACATTTAAATTGGCCGGTTTAAAAATTGATAAAATTGTTAATTCCGCTTATGCAAGCTCTCTTGCAGTTTTGAAAGAAGACGAAAAAGAACTGGGTGTGGGAGTTATAGATATAGGGGCTGCAACATGTGATATAGCCGTATTTGTAAATAAGGCGTTAAGTTACACCGATTATCTTCCGATAGGAAGCCATCATATAACCCACGATTTATCCATCGCACTTCATACAACACTAAAAGATGCGGAAAAAATTAAACTTGATTTTGAAGATTATGTAAATAATTCGGAGGATTTAATAGAAATATCTGTAATAGGAAACGAAAACGAAAAACAAAAAGCCTCTATTTCAACCATAACCCAGGTTATTTCCGCAAGGGTGGAAGAAACATTTCTTTTATTAAATAAAAAAATTGATGATTCGAAGCTCAAGGACAAAATCGGTACAGGTATTGTTTTAACCGGAGGTTTTACAAATTTTTACAATGTAAAAGAAATTGCTTCAAACTTTTTTGACGGTTTGCCTGTAAGAATAGGATATCCTAAAGAAATAGAAGGTCTTGTAAAAAATTTAAAAACACCTGAATTTTCCACAGCTATCGGACTGCTGTTATATGCCAACGGGGGAAATAACAAATATGAAAAAGATTCAAATCAAAATTTCAACTCCTTGGATCTCGAAAAAACAAATAAAGTAGAAAGTGAAGAATTGTTTAACAAAAAAAATGAAAAAGATGAAAAACAAGAATTAGCCGATATTGTTAAAAAAGTAAACAAAAAAACAAATCCGTTCAAAAAATTTATCAACTGGATAAATAATCTATTTTAA
- the ftsZ gene encoding cell division protein FtsZ yields the protein MENATTNLFTIKEEIDGPKIKVIGVGGGGNNMINYMVNKGIKDVELIAANTDIQALKTSKAHKKIQLGVKLTNGLGAGMRPEIGAKAAEESFDEIKESLEGADLVFISAGMGGGTGTGAASIIAKAAKELGALTVGVVTKPFRFEGSRRGKLAEIGTNELKKEANSIVVIPNDKLLTIIDRKVGRREAFSLVDDVLFKAVHGISNMVISYGENDINVDFNDLKTVMSHQGLALMGVGEDKGESAAFNSIKKAIESPLLDNISIEGAMGVLVHFTMHEDYSLDEIYEGMNIIEEKAHDDADIIFGTSTDNSLAPDEIKVTIVATGFEKNDAANKEDIKKNIETMLVGKEKVVGGIELDVDELDIPAYMRRMKD from the coding sequence ATGGAAAATGCGACTACCAATCTTTTCACAATAAAAGAAGAAATCGACGGGCCAAAAATTAAAGTAATCGGTGTCGGCGGCGGTGGAAACAATATGATAAACTATATGGTGAACAAAGGGATAAAAGATGTTGAATTAATAGCTGCCAATACTGATATTCAGGCTTTAAAAACAAGTAAAGCCCATAAAAAAATACAGCTTGGTGTAAAACTTACAAACGGGCTGGGTGCTGGAATGAGGCCTGAAATAGGGGCAAAAGCTGCCGAAGAGAGTTTTGATGAAATAAAAGAAAGCCTTGAAGGAGCAGATTTAGTATTTATTTCAGCAGGAATGGGAGGCGGAACTGGTACAGGAGCGGCAAGTATTATTGCTAAAGCGGCAAAGGAATTAGGCGCCTTAACAGTAGGAGTCGTTACCAAACCTTTCAGATTTGAAGGCAGCAGAAGAGGTAAATTGGCTGAAATCGGTACAAATGAGCTTAAAAAAGAGGCAAATTCAATAGTTGTAATACCCAATGACAAACTTTTAACAATAATAGACAGAAAGGTAGGAAGAAGAGAAGCATTCTCTCTTGTGGACGATGTATTGTTTAAAGCTGTTCATGGAATTTCAAATATGGTAATTTCATATGGTGAAAATGACATAAACGTTGACTTTAACGATTTAAAAACAGTAATGTCACATCAGGGATTGGCCCTTATGGGTGTGGGTGAGGACAAAGGTGAATCAGCCGCATTTAATTCCATAAAAAAAGCAATTGAATCTCCTTTACTTGACAACATTTCAATTGAAGGGGCTATGGGTGTGCTTGTTCATTTTACTATGCATGAGGATTATTCTCTTGATGAAATTTATGAGGGTATGAATATAATTGAAGAAAAAGCCCATGATGATGCCGATATAATTTTCGGTACTTCAACAGATAACTCATTGGCACCTGACGAAATAAAAGTAACTATTGTCGCAACAGGCTTTGAAAAAAATGATGCGGCAAATAAAGAAGATATCAAAAAAAATATTGAAACAATGTTGGTGGGAAAAGAAAAAGTAGTCGGCGGAATAGAACTTGATGTGGATGAGCTTGATATTCCGGCATATATGAGAAGAATGAAAGATTAA
- a CDS encoding ABC transporter permease, whose translation MLDQITFIGYGSIGVIFLTGFFTGLVEAVNLYDAFHKFGIDDFMGYTIFISVIKELGPVFAALMVVSRGMSAYAAELGSMRVTEQIDALDVMAVDSRHFLIVPRIIATIISLPLLILFFDAVANVGSYLISIYSLDVNGYAYLDKIRQFGELSDFNEGITKGIVFGYLISAISTYIGYHTRGGAKGVGISTTRAVVVSSVVVFAADYVISAFYLIF comes from the coding sequence TTGTTAGATCAGATTACATTTATCGGTTACGGCTCAATCGGTGTTATCTTTTTAACCGGTTTTTTTACAGGTCTTGTTGAAGCTGTAAATTTATACGATGCATTTCATAAATTCGGGATAGATGATTTTATGGGTTATACGATATTTATATCTGTGATTAAAGAACTCGGTCCCGTATTCGCCGCATTAATGGTGGTTAGCAGGGGAATGAGCGCTTATGCAGCGGAACTTGGAAGTATGAGAGTAACCGAACAGATAGATGCGCTTGATGTAATGGCTGTGGATTCCAGACATTTCCTGATAGTTCCAAGAATTATTGCTACAATTATTTCACTTCCTTTATTGATTTTGTTTTTTGATGCGGTGGCTAATGTAGGGTCTTATTTGATTTCCATATATTCTCTTGATGTAAACGGTTATGCGTATCTGGATAAAATAAGACAGTTTGGAGAATTAAGTGATTTTAACGAAGGTATTACAAAGGGAATTGTATTTGGCTATTTGATAAGTGCAATTTCAACATATATAGGTTATCATACAAGAGGGGGTGCCAAAGGAGTGGGGATCAGTACCACAAGGGCTGTTGTTGTTTCTTCTGTTGTGGTATTTGCGGCTGATTATGTGATATCAGCCTTTTATTTAATTTTTTAA
- the fliL gene encoding flagellar basal body-associated protein FliL, with translation MAEEKENQEIGEEKKEKSGSKLLLIIIIALLLILLIIGGLVAYFLLTNTSEQNTNPQTQEKTVKKKVSDMAQIGPIYPLDQFIVNLVSNNADRYLKCKVSLELDSPDLQNEIDKKLPAVRDTIINILSSKTVEEIQTAKGKEKLKEEIKRKLNEMLTTGEIRHVYFTEFVIQ, from the coding sequence ATGGCGGAAGAAAAAGAAAATCAGGAAATTGGGGAAGAAAAAAAAGAAAAAAGCGGAAGTAAATTATTATTAATTATTATTATTGCATTATTGCTGATATTATTGATTATAGGTGGATTGGTTGCATATTTTTTACTTACAAACACATCTGAGCAAAACACAAATCCGCAGACACAAGAAAAAACGGTAAAAAAGAAAGTCAGTGACATGGCTCAAATTGGTCCGATTTATCCGCTTGATCAGTTTATAGTAAATTTAGTAAGCAACAATGCAGACAGATATTTAAAATGCAAGGTTTCCCTGGAACTGGATTCACCGGATCTTCAAAACGAAATTGATAAAAAACTGCCCGCTGTAAGAGACACCATAATAAATATTCTTTCCAGTAAAACAGTAGAAGAAATTCAAACGGCAAAAGGAAAAGAAAAATTAAAAGAGGAAATTAAAAGAAAGCTGAATGAAATGCTTACAACAGGCGAAATCAGGCATGTTTATTTTACGGAGTTTGTTATTCAGTGA
- the acpS gene encoding holo-ACP synthase, which translates to MIGIDIVVISRIENMIDKFGKKAKDKFLNEEEQKFFLTPSSVAGAYAAKEAFSKAIGTGIGKECNFKDIIILKNSKNKPYFSEKTIKKFNLKNADLSISHDGGFAIAAVIISR; encoded by the coding sequence GTGATAGGCATAGATATTGTAGTAATTTCAAGAATTGAAAATATGATTGATAAATTCGGTAAAAAAGCAAAAGATAAATTTTTAAATGAAGAAGAACAGAAATTTTTTTTAACCCCCTCTTCCGTTGCGGGGGCATATGCGGCCAAAGAAGCATTTTCAAAGGCTATTGGAACGGGTATTGGAAAAGAGTGTAATTTCAAGGATATTATTATTCTAAAAAATTCAAAAAATAAGCCCTATTTTTCAGAAAAAACAATTAAAAAATTTAATTTAAAAAATGCCGACCTTTCAATTTCCCATGACGGAGGATTCGCCATCGCCGCTGTTATAATTTCCAGATAA
- a CDS encoding nitrogenase component 1, with protein sequence MKLIDNLLPLASGYFGVASALYELGGLMITYGPAGGAWHINIGDEYRWYRNKTKLVGAGLLEMDAVFGNDAKFIDRIINVAKNLKPKFLVLMGTPVSAIIGTDLNGLSETIQKELNIPLFYINTKGTETYSEGASRAFLELAKTVLKPQKKEEKTVNILGAVHLDIGHHTHLNPLINLLKNLNYKIISIWGMEKNFENLIESSKAALNIVITSSGLKLAEYMHKNFDIPYIVGFPVGETIKNLINKKSVNNKKVLIIHEPIIALSIKEYFEKNLGIEAFAASPIKNDLLNNNCCFFENKNFSFTETEEGFKKFNDEFYYIIADPIYQKFIKSKKFIPLPHLALSGRLYMNLNYDFIGKEGEIYFKKFL encoded by the coding sequence ATGAAATTAATAGATAATCTTTTACCTCTTGCTTCAGGATATTTTGGGGTTGCTTCAGCACTATATGAACTTGGAGGATTGATGATTACATACGGTCCGGCAGGAGGTGCATGGCATATAAATATCGGAGATGAATACAGATGGTATAGAAATAAAACAAAATTAGTAGGTGCGGGACTTTTAGAAATGGATGCAGTATTCGGAAATGATGCTAAATTTATCGATAGAATTATAAATGTTGCAAAAAACTTAAAACCGAAATTTTTAGTATTAATGGGCACCCCTGTTTCCGCAATTATAGGAACTGATTTAAACGGTTTATCTGAAACTATTCAAAAAGAATTAAATATCCCTCTTTTTTATATTAATACAAAAGGAACTGAAACATATAGTGAAGGCGCTTCAAGAGCTTTTTTAGAATTGGCTAAAACTGTTTTAAAACCTCAAAAAAAAGAGGAAAAAACTGTAAACATTCTCGGGGCTGTACATCTCGATATAGGGCATCATACGCATTTAAATCCATTAATTAATTTACTGAAAAATTTAAATTATAAAATCATCAGTATCTGGGGAATGGAAAAAAATTTTGAAAACTTAATTGAAAGTTCAAAAGCAGCTCTGAATATTGTAATTACTTCAAGCGGATTAAAATTAGCTGAATATATGCATAAGAATTTTGATATCCCATATATTGTAGGTTTTCCTGTGGGAGAAACAATAAAAAATTTAATTAATAAAAAATCTGTAAATAATAAAAAAGTATTGATAATTCACGAGCCAATTATAGCTTTGAGTATAAAAGAATATTTTGAAAAAAATTTAGGTATTGAAGCATTTGCCGCTTCCCCAATAAAAAATGATTTATTGAATAATAACTGCTGTTTTTTTGAAAATAAAAATTTCAGTTTCACAGAAACTGAAGAGGGTTTTAAAAAGTTTAATGATGAATTTTATTATATAATTGCTGATCCAATTTATCAAAAATTTATAAAATCTAAAAAATTTATCCCATTACCCCATTTAGCATTAAGCGGGAGACTTTATATGAATTTAAATTATGATTTTATTGGAAAAGAAGGAGAGATATATTTTAAAAAATTTTTGTGA
- a CDS encoding nitrogenase component 1: MLIEQTRVKISELNEKNFPFAPLESMGPNLAGWGVVETTLLLPNSICLMVGPLACLRHSSFMSHARNFYGRFYMLNIDEIDIIMGKHFSKVEEAILKISKKEKPEILILAGTCCDYLLESDYTDVVENMKKKLNIEIIYTVMAPLTIGLKPSPFELAYQSLIDILKDKKTEINKNSVNILGTFIPLKEDSELLVFLKKLGYENIYQIPTLKNVHDLYKLSSASLNIVIHPLGLLLAKKMYNELDIPYIFAPVSYDILEIKKQYSKIEEITNKKINIKEKNNENLISKNKFIKNKNIAVGSSVYGNPLELALALTKLGGNVKAVFLRNSPKLHEKEYINELSKISPETYIYNVSHPYLNENINFFNDIELAFGVDAGIFCQNAVNIPLSRYQHSFYGYENLKNLLDSIQENIKNPISNYDWIYKYNYLI; this comes from the coding sequence ATGCTTATTGAACAGACAAGAGTTAAAATTTCTGAATTAAATGAAAAAAATTTTCCTTTTGCACCCCTGGAGTCCATGGGTCCGAATCTTGCAGGATGGGGAGTGGTTGAAACCACTTTACTTTTGCCTAACAGTATTTGCCTGATGGTGGGACCTTTGGCCTGTCTTAGACACTCCTCTTTTATGTCCCATGCAAGAAACTTTTACGGGCGTTTTTATATGCTGAATATTGACGAAATAGATATTATAATGGGAAAACATTTTTCAAAAGTGGAAGAAGCTATTTTAAAAATTTCAAAAAAAGAAAAGCCAGAAATACTTATATTGGCGGGAACATGTTGCGATTATTTATTAGAAAGCGATTATACAGATGTAGTTGAAAATATGAAAAAAAAATTAAATATTGAAATAATATATACAGTAATGGCACCTTTAACGATAGGATTAAAACCTTCCCCTTTTGAATTGGCATATCAATCTTTAATTGATATTTTAAAAGATAAAAAAACAGAAATAAATAAAAACAGTGTTAATATTTTAGGAACTTTTATACCATTGAAAGAAGATTCAGAATTATTGGTTTTTCTTAAAAAGTTGGGTTATGAAAATATCTATCAAATTCCTACACTTAAAAATGTCCATGATTTGTATAAATTATCTTCTGCTTCATTAAATATCGTGATTCATCCTTTAGGCTTACTTTTAGCAAAAAAAATGTATAATGAGTTAGATATTCCTTATATATTCGCACCGGTAAGTTACGATATTTTGGAAATAAAAAAACAATATTCTAAAATTGAAGAAATAACAAATAAAAAAATTAATATAAAAGAGAAAAATAATGAAAATTTAATAAGTAAAAACAAATTTATAAAAAATAAAAATATTGCTGTTGGAAGCAGTGTTTACGGCAATCCTTTGGAATTGGCACTGGCTTTAACAAAATTAGGAGGAAATGTTAAAGCAGTTTTTTTGAGAAATTCTCCAAAACTTCATGAAAAAGAATACATTAATGAATTGTCTAAAATATCCCCTGAAACCTATATTTATAACGTTTCACATCCATATTTAAATGAAAATATAAATTTTTTTAACGATATAGAATTAGCGTTTGGGGTTGATGCCGGTATATTTTGCCAAAATGCTGTCAATATCCCTCTTTCAAGATATCAACACTCTTTTTACGGATATGAAAATTTAAAAAATTTATTAGATTCAATACAAGAAAATATTAAAAATCCAATCAGCAATTATGATTGGATATATAAATATAACTATCTTATATAG
- a CDS encoding AAA family ATPase, with the protein MKKIAIYGKGGIGKSTITSNLSAAIATMGKRVIQIGCDPKADSTINLLGGVPPKTILSYIEENGMPKSIEEIVKTGFANTVTFEVGGPTPGQGCAGRGIVTALELLKELNAYEIYKPEVVFYDVLGDVVCGGFAVPMRKGYAEKVIVVTSGEKLSLFAAENIIKAVRNFKNKGYASLLGIIVNLRNIPNELEKVQNFAKEMNVDILGVLPRDESINKAELLGKTVIEYDKNAQISKNFYSIAKRILDAY; encoded by the coding sequence ATGAAAAAAATAGCAATATATGGTAAAGGCGGTATTGGAAAATCAACAATTACATCCAATTTATCCGCTGCTATTGCAACAATGGGGAAAAGGGTCATACAAATAGGCTGCGATCCAAAAGCAGATTCTACAATAAATCTTTTAGGAGGAGTGCCTCCTAAAACAATACTTAGTTATATTGAAGAAAATGGTATGCCAAAATCAATCGAAGAAATAGTAAAAACAGGTTTTGCAAATACTGTGACTTTTGAAGTTGGCGGTCCAACACCCGGCCAAGGATGCGCGGGCAGAGGTATTGTAACGGCACTCGAACTTTTAAAAGAATTGAATGCTTATGAAATATATAAACCCGAAGTTGTTTTTTATGATGTTTTGGGAGACGTTGTATGCGGCGGTTTTGCGGTTCCAATGAGAAAAGGATATGCCGAAAAAGTAATTGTAGTGACATCCGGAGAAAAACTGTCTCTTTTTGCGGCAGAAAATATTATAAAAGCTGTTAGAAATTTTAAAAACAAAGGATATGCATCTTTATTGGGAATTATTGTCAATTTAAGAAATATACCTAATGAATTGGAAAAAGTACAAAATTTTGCAAAAGAAATGAATGTTGATATATTGGGAGTTTTACCAAGGGATGAATCTATTAATAAGGCGGAACTTTTAGGAAAAACTGTAATAGAATATGACAAAAATGCTCAAATAAGTAAAAATTTTTATTCAATTGCAAAAAGGATTTTAGATGCTTATTGA
- the hydE gene encoding [FeFe] hydrogenase H-cluster radical SAM maturase HydE: MMLNKTEIILSLIKNDNKIFERATEIRNKHCGNEAHIRGVIHFSNYCISDCLYCGLRKSNKEMKRFRMDEETIIKIAGEIAQKGIKTIVLQSGEDPFFTREKICSIIRQIKKKYDVAITLSLGELSFDDYKAFKDAGADRYLMKHETMNEKLYEKMRPGRKLKDRIKALEFLRKTGFQVGAGNIVGLPKQTFNDLADDILFFQDFQPDMINIGPFIPHPQTPLKKFSSGNFNLMLRVFALTRIVTKNTHIAAANTVATLNPENGQFLCFTKGGCNVLMPNCNPSFESKNKKIEFEFQCAPKKRYVDINEATNVITKAGIKISRTKGNSLKIKEYQ; this comes from the coding sequence ATGATGTTAAATAAAACTGAAATTATTCTATCGTTAATAAAAAACGATAATAAAATTTTTGAAAGAGCAACAGAAATCAGAAATAAACACTGTGGTAATGAAGCTCATATAAGGGGAGTTATACATTTTTCCAATTATTGTATCAGTGATTGTTTATATTGCGGTTTAAGAAAAAGTAATAAAGAAATGAAACGTTTTAGGATGGATGAAGAAACTATAATTAAAATAGCCGGTGAAATTGCCCAAAAAGGGATAAAAACCATAGTTTTACAATCAGGGGAAGACCCTTTTTTTACAAGAGAAAAAATCTGCAGCATTATCCGACAAATCAAAAAAAAATATGATGTAGCCATTACATTGAGCTTGGGAGAGTTGTCTTTTGATGATTATAAAGCATTCAAAGATGCCGGAGCCGATAGGTATTTAATGAAACATGAAACAATGAATGAAAAATTATATGAAAAAATGAGACCCGGCAGAAAATTAAAAGACAGAATAAAAGCGTTAGAATTTTTAAGAAAAACAGGTTTCCAGGTAGGAGCTGGCAATATTGTGGGTTTACCAAAACAAACTTTCAATGATTTGGCAGACGATATCCTGTTTTTTCAGGATTTTCAACCCGATATGATAAATATAGGTCCTTTTATTCCGCATCCGCAAACACCTTTAAAAAAGTTTTCTTCCGGAAATTTTAATCTTATGTTGAGAGTTTTTGCATTAACAAGAATTGTAACTAAAAACACGCATATTGCAGCCGCAAATACAGTTGCAACACTTAATCCTGAAAATGGGCAATTTTTATGTTTTACTAAAGGTGGATGTAACGTTTTGATGCCAAATTGCAACCCTTCTTTCGAAAGTAAAAATAAAAAAATTGAATTTGAATTTCAATGTGCACCTAAAAAACGTTATGTAGATATAAATGAAGCTACAAATGTAATTACAAAAGCGGGTATTAAAATTTCAAGAACTAAAGGGAATTCATTAAAAATAAAGGAATACCAATGA
- the hydF gene encoding [FeFe] hydrogenase H-cluster maturation GTPase HydF, whose product MISTPKGLRLHIGVFGRTNVGKSSFLNMITGQNISIVSPVAGTTTDIVEKTMELLPIGPVVFLDTAGFDDNSVLGNLRIEKTLNVLKKTDICLLILEPDKWTDYEENIIQIIKEKKIPLIAVINKIDLQKPSDEFINKLESIFGKNIIKVSSLDSDNKEKYINALKKHIIDICPSDFLQPPALIGDLIPSGGLAVLVVPIDLEAPKGRLILPQVQTIRDTLDNDSMALIVKERELSYAMSILNQKPDIVVCDSQGVLKMVADIPKDIKATTFSILFSRYKGDLLEQARGTAHIDALKPGDKVLIAEACTHHALEDDIGRVKIPRWLKQYVGGGFAN is encoded by the coding sequence ATGATATCAACACCTAAAGGTTTAAGATTACATATCGGTGTTTTTGGAAGAACAAATGTCGGAAAATCGTCTTTTTTAAATATGATTACAGGACAAAATATTTCGATTGTTTCCCCTGTTGCCGGAACTACAACAGATATTGTCGAAAAAACAATGGAATTATTGCCAATAGGACCGGTTGTTTTTTTAGATACAGCTGGATTTGATGATAATTCAGTTTTGGGAAACTTAAGAATAGAAAAAACTTTAAATGTTCTTAAAAAAACTGATATTTGTTTATTAATTTTAGAGCCTGATAAATGGACTGATTATGAAGAAAATATAATTCAGATAATAAAAGAAAAAAAAATTCCTTTAATTGCTGTTATTAATAAAATCGATTTACAAAAGCCTTCGGATGAATTTATAAATAAACTTGAATCAATTTTTGGAAAAAACATTATTAAAGTTTCAAGTTTAGACAGTGATAATAAAGAAAAATATATTAATGCTTTAAAAAAACACATTATTGATATTTGCCCATCTGATTTTTTACAACCGCCGGCGTTAATAGGTGATTTAATCCCCTCAGGGGGATTGGCTGTTTTGGTTGTTCCTATTGATTTAGAAGCTCCTAAAGGCAGATTGATACTTCCCCAGGTTCAAACTATAAGAGACACTTTGGATAACGATTCCATGGCACTGATTGTTAAAGAAAGAGAACTTTCATATGCAATGTCTATTTTAAATCAAAAACCCGATATTGTAGTATGTGACTCACAGGGGGTATTAAAAATGGTTGCGGATATTCCAAAAGATATAAAAGCGACAACCTTTTCGATACTTTTCTCCCGTTATAAAGGAGATTTACTGGAACAAGCCAGGGGCACCGCACATATAGATGCTCTTAAGCCGGGAGATAAAGTTTTAATAGCTGAAGCATGCACTCATCATGCTTTGGAGGATGACATAGGAAGGGTTAAAATTCCAAGATGGCTTAAACAGTATGTAGGGGGGGGATTTGCAAATTGA
- a CDS encoding aspartate ammonia-lyase, with protein sequence MFREEKDSLGVVKIPSDRYYGIHTARAYNNFQISGYKVPNELIKSYALVKKACATTNAKLNYLSEEYANAICNACDEIIDEKFQEDFIVDALQGGAGTSTNMNINEVIANRANEILGYPKGKYYPIHPLEHVNLHQSTNDTYPGTLKIAALFLLEKLSEVIADFQNILQKKEKEFASILKIGRTELQEAVPFTLGREFSAFAEAISRDRWRIWKCKERIRVLNIGSTAIGTGLTAPREYIFLVIEILRDLTRLNISRAENPVSVTAFADDIVEVVGILDAYSSNLFKISNDIRLMNFLKEIKLKPAQAGSSIMPGKINPVILESAMQTAIKVKSDFNVIRDCVSLSSFQIVEFMPLIAFSFIESLKLLLNITVNLKEHIKEIKANEKICNKYFEESFSILTVLLPLIGYEKTLKIVKEIQNKNITNIKEFLKNRFGEKILELFFPENLNSLGYDKNKLKELFNDINT encoded by the coding sequence TTGTTTAGAGAAGAAAAAGACAGTTTAGGTGTAGTAAAGATTCCATCTGATAGATATTACGGTATACATACCGCAAGAGCCTATAATAATTTTCAAATATCCGGATATAAAGTGCCAAATGAGTTGATTAAATCATATGCATTGGTTAAAAAAGCATGTGCAACAACAAATGCTAAATTAAATTATCTCAGCGAAGAATATGCCAATGCAATATGTAATGCCTGTGACGAAATAATCGATGAAAAATTTCAGGAAGATTTTATAGTGGACGCATTGCAAGGTGGCGCTGGCACATCAACAAATATGAATATAAATGAAGTGATAGCTAACAGGGCAAATGAAATATTAGGATATCCAAAAGGTAAATATTATCCGATACATCCGCTTGAACATGTAAATCTTCACCAATCAACAAATGACACATATCCAGGCACATTAAAAATAGCGGCGCTTTTTTTATTGGAAAAATTAAGCGAAGTTATAGCGGATTTTCAAAATATTCTACAAAAAAAAGAAAAAGAATTTGCATCCATTTTAAAAATCGGGAGGACAGAACTTCAAGAAGCAGTCCCTTTTACTCTCGGCAGGGAATTTTCGGCTTTTGCCGAAGCTATATCCAGAGACAGATGGAGAATATGGAAATGCAAAGAGAGAATAAGGGTCTTAAATATTGGTTCTACTGCAATAGGAACTGGTTTAACCGCCCCTAGGGAGTATATTTTTTTGGTTATTGAAATTTTAAGAGATTTAACTAGATTAAATATTTCCCGTGCTGAAAATCCTGTAAGTGTAACCGCTTTTGCAGATGATATTGTGGAAGTTGTAGGTATTCTTGATGCTTATTCTTCAAATTTATTTAAAATTTCTAATGATATACGTCTTATGAATTTTTTAAAAGAAATAAAATTAAAGCCAGCTCAAGCCGGTTCTTCTATAATGCCTGGCAAAATAAATCCCGTAATACTTGAATCTGCAATGCAAACAGCAATAAAAGTTAAATCCGATTTTAATGTAATAAGAGACTGTGTTTCTTTGTCATCTTTTCAAATTGTTGAATTTATGCCTTTAATAGCATTTAGTTTTATAGAATCTTTAAAATTGCTTTTGAATATAACTGTAAACTTGAAAGAACATATTAAAGAAATTAAAGCAAATGAAAAAATATGTAATAAATATTTTGAAGAAAGCTTTTCAATTTTAACCGTTTTACTCCCTTTGATAGGTTATGAGAAAACATTAAAAATTGTAAAAGAAATACAAAATAAAAACATAACGAATATAAAAGAATTTTTAAAAAATAGATTTGGCGAAAAAATTCTTGAATTATTTTTTCCTGAAAATCTTAATTCTCTTGGATATGATAAGAATAAATTAAAGGAGCTGTTTAATGATATCAACACCTAA